A window of Streptomyces broussonetiae genomic DNA:
TACGAGCTGGAGCTGCCGTCGGTGCTCCAGTGCTCGAAGCTCGCGAGCAGTGTTCCATTGGCCGATCCGCTGTTCTGCAGGCGGATCATGCGGGTGTAGGCCATGCCCTCCGTGCTGGAGGCGGGGCTGTACAGGACGTTGCCCGGGGTGTTGGCGAAGGCGCTGGTCGGCAGGGCGAGCAGGCAGAGAAGGACCGAGGCGAGCAGGCTGAGCAGGAGGCGCGCACGACGTCTGCGGCGGTCGTGCGGTGGCGATGTGGCCATGGCGGCTCCCTGTGCGGTGACGGGTGGGGACGCGGCCCGTCCGTGCGGAGGCGGCGGGTGCGGCGGGCGCCGTTTGCAACGATGGAAAAGCCCGCAGTCGGGGAGTATGGAGGCGCGAAGCGGCCTTTCACAATGCTTCGGCAGCAGGTTTTTGCATCGATGCAATCGCCTAGACTGTACGAACCGCACACGGCACCGTCCGCGTCGTGAACCGCAGTGGCGACACGGCGGTACCGGCACGGTATCCGTGTCGCGGCAACCACACCGCACGCCGCCCGGCCAGAGAGGTCAACACATCATGACGGCCCCCACGCTCCGAGACGTCGCCGAGCGTGCCGGCGTCTCGATCCGCACGGTGTCCAATGTGGTCAACGGCTACGCCCGGGTGACCGACGCCACCAAGGTGCGGGTCCAGGCGGCGATCGACGAGCTCGGATATCGCCCCAACCTGATGGCGCGCAACCTGAAACAGGGACGCACGCGCATCATCGCGCTGGTGGTGCCGGCACTCGACGTGCCCTACTTCGCCGAACTCGTGCGCCTGATCATCGGTGAGGCGCGCGCCCGCGGATACGCCGTCCTCATCGACCAGACCGACGGCGACGTCGAACGGGAGCGGGAACTGATCATGGAGGCGTCGCGCGCGGTCAGTTTCGACGGCGTGATCGCCAGCCCGCTCTCCCTGACCGCCGCCGATCTCGAATCCCGCCACGGTTCGGCGCCCATCCTCCTGCTCGGTGAGAAGATCTTCGACTCCAGCGCCGACCACGTCGCCATCGACAACGTCACCGCCGCGCGGGAGATGACCGCCCATCTCATCGGTCTGGGACGCCGGCGAATCGCCGCCATCGGCGTCCACCAGGACCCCACGGACGGCACCGCCGTCCTGCGCACCCGCGGTTACCGGGAGGCATTCACACAGGCCGGCCTCACTGTGGACGAATCGCTCATGGTGCCGACGCCGCACTACGAACGCCGGCACGGAGCCGCGGCGATGGCCCAGCTCCTGGACCATCCCGAACCGCCGGACGCGGTGTTCTGCTTCAGTGATCTGCTGGCCCTCGGCGCCATGCGTGTGGCCTTCTCCCGGGGGTTGCGCATCCCTGAGGACCTGGCTCTGGCCGGCTTCGACGACATCGAGGACGGCCGCTACAGCACCCCCACCCTGACCACCATCGCCCCCGACAAGCGCCAGTTGGCGCGTGCCGCGGTGGCGGGGATCCTGGCCAGGATCGAGTCCGACGCGTACGACGCACCCGTGGAGATCACGGCTTCCCATCGACTGGTCGTCAGGGAGAGCACGGTCGGCGGGGCAGTCGGCCAGCCCGTGTGACCTCGATGCCGTTTCGTTATGGACGGCTGATTGCATCGTTGCAAAGAGTCGCCTCATACTCCGGGGCGTGAACGATTTTGCATCGATGCAAAACGGCGGCTCCCCAGAGGGACACGGTCCTGGACCCCGGGACGACGACGGTACCGCCGCGGCCGCCCCCGCGGCCCCGCCCCGGCCGGAGTACCCCCGACCGCAGTTCGTGCGCCGCGACTGGCTCTGTCTCAACGGCACCTGGCAGTTCGAGATCGACCAAGCCGACACGGGTCTGGAGCGCGGCCTGGTGCACCGGGAACTCGCCTCCACCATCACCGTCCCCTTCGCGCCCGAGGCTCCGCTGTCGGGCATCGGCTGCCAGGACTTCCTGGAGGCCGTCTGGTACCGCCGGACGCTTCCGATCCCGCACGAGTGGGCCGGGCAGCGCATCCTGCTGCACTTCCAGGCCGTCGACCACGACGCGACGGTGTGGATCGACGGGCACGAGGTGGGCCGCCACCGGGGCGGCTTCAGCAGCTTCACCCTCGACATCACCGAGTTCGCCGCCCCGGGCACCGCCCCGGACCTCGTGGTGCGGGCGCGGGACAGCCGAGCCGGCGTCCAGGCCCGCGGCAAGCAGTCCACCCGGTACGACACCTACGAGGCGTTCTACCCGCGGACCACGGGCATCTGGCAGACCGTCTGGTTGGAGCCCGTCCCCCGGGTCCACCTGCTCCGGCCGCGCATCACCCCGGACGCGGCCGGTGGCCGGTTCCTACTCGACCTCCCGATCTCCGCCAACGCCCCCGGCCACCACTGCCGCGCCGTCCTCGCGGACGACGAGGGAACGATCACCGAGGCGACGGCTCCGCTCGATGCGGACCGTACGGCACACCTCGTCCTGGACATCCCCGCCGAACGGCGCCGACTGTGGCAGCCGGGACACCCGTACCTGTACACACTCACCCTCGAGGTACGCACCGCCGAGGGCGAACTGGTCGACTCGGTCGCGAGCTACGCGGGGCTACGGTCCGTGACGATCGACGGCCACGCCGTTCTGCTCAACGGACGGCACGTCTTCCAGCGTCTCGTCCTGGACCAGGGCTGGTACCCCGACGGCCTGATGACGGCGCCGGACGACGAGTCCCTCGTACGCGACATCGAACTGTCGATGGCCGCCGGCTTCAACGGCGCACGCCTGCACCAGAAGGTCTTCGAGGAGAGGTTCCTCCACCACGCCGACCGTCTCGGCTACCTCGTGTGGGGCGAGTTCGGCGACTGGGGCGCCAGAGCCGGAACGCGGCCCGAACGCCAGGCTCCGACCGCCTCGTTCATCACCCAGTGGCTCGAAGTCCTCCAGCGGGACTACTCGCACCCCTCGATCATCGGCTGGTGCCCCCTCAACGAGACCTTCCAGAAGATCACCGACCGCATCACCGTGCTCGACGACGTCACCCGGGGCATGTTCCTCGCCACCAAGACCGCCGACCGGACCCGGCCGGTGATCGACAGCTCGGGATACTCCCACCGGGTGCCCGAGACCGACGTCTACGACTCCCACAACTACGAGCAGGACCCCGAACGCTTCGCCCAGGACATGGCGGGCCTCGCCGACGGCAAACCGTTCGTGAACACTGCACCGGACGGCAGCGCCTGGTCCCTGCCGTACGCCGGACAGCCCTACTTCTGCAGCGAGTTCGGCGGTATCCACTGGCCGACCGACCAGGCAGGGCTCCCCGACACCGGCTCGTGGGGCTACGGCAGCACGCCCGCGAGCGAGGAGGCCTGGTACGAGCGCTTCGCCGGCCTGGTGGGCGCCCTGATCGACGACCCCCTGATGTTCGGCTACTGCTACACGCAGCTCACCGACGTCTTCCAGGAACAGAACGGCATCTACCGGTTCGACCGGACCGAGAAGCTCGACGTGGCACGCATCCGGAAGATCCAGACCCGGACCGCGGCCTACGAACTCGACCAGCCCTGACCGGCGACAGCACACGCGTGCCCGTGCGCCCAAGCAACTGTCTCGCCCGCCCCACCCACCATCCAAGGAACCCGCATTGAGAACTCGCCTTCGCCGACTGACCACAGCGGCGGCAGCCTCGGCCTTCGCCCTCGTCCTGGCCGCCTGTTCGTCCTCCTCCTCCGGCACCACCGCCGACGGAAAGACCGTCCTCACCGTGGTCGGGTTCGAGGGCGGCGGCAACGAGATCGCCGACATCCCGGCCATCAACGCGGCCTTCGAGAAGGCTCACCCCAACATCAAGGTCGACTACAAGTACGTCGCCAACACCGAGTACGACGCCTACAACAACACCCGGCTCGCCGCGGGAACCGCCGCGGACGTCCTCATGGTCAACAAGGACCGCCTGACCACCTGGCAGCAGCAGGGCTTCCTCGCCGACCTCAGCGACCAGCCCTGGGTCAAGCGGATGCTCCCCAACCTGGCCCCGTACACGCAGGTCGACGGCAAGACCTACGACTTCGTCCAGCAGAACATCCCGATCGGCCTGTACGCCAACCTTGACCTGCTGAAGAAGGCGGGCATCAAGCAGGTGCCGCAGACCTGGCCCGAACTGATCAGCGATCTCAAGACGCTCAGGGCGAAGAACATGGGCGGCCTGGAGATACCCAACCTCAAGGGCTGGGACGCCGAACAGGTCTCCCTCGCCCTGGCCGCCAACCTCATCGACCCCTCCTGGGGCAGCGGCTACGACAAGGGCACCTCCACCTGGGCCGCCACCTGGAGCCCGGTGATCGACCACCTCAAGCAGCTGCTGACCAGCGGTCTCGTCGACGGCAAGACCATGAACGGCCTGGACCCCTTCAGCCAGGGCGTCTCGCAGTTCACCGCGGGCAAGTGGGCCTTCTACGTCGACGGCGCCTGGGACCTGAGCCACTACCAGCAGAGCGCCAAGTTCGGCTTCACGCTCAACCCCTTCCCCGGCGGCCCGGCGGGCGGCAAGCCCAAGACCTTCACCTTCATCGGCTCGGGGTGGTCGGTCAACGGCGCCTCCTCGCACAAGAACGCGGCCGAGAGCTACGTCGACTTCATGTCGCAGCCGCAGCAGGACAGCGCCTATCTGAAGGCCGAGAGCTGCTTCACGACGCTGACCGACGTGCCGAGCCCCAAGGTCACCCAGTCCGCCCCGGTCGCCGCCGCCTTCGCCGCCGGCAACACCAGTCCCTCTCAAGTCGAGGTGCCCAACTACCCGAACTCAGAGGACAAGTTCACCGCTCAGCTCAACGCGCTCTTCAACAACCCGTCCATGGACACCGGCGCGCTGCTGAAGCAACTCGACAAGGAAATCCCGAAGACCCCGTCGAAGAAATAGTCACCCCAGCCGTCCCAGAACCAGTGCGGGGCCTGCCCTGCGACAGGCCCTGCGGTCCGCGCCCCCGATGAGGTCGCCGTGAGACTCACCACCCGATCCGCCGCGCTGCTCATGCTTCCGGCCACCGCCCTGTACGCCCTGTTCGTCATCTACCCCACCATCAGGTCCGTTCTGCTCAGCCTCACCGACGCCCACGGCGTCATCGGCGGATCGTTCGTCGGCCTGGACAACTACCGCGAGGCCTTCCAGGACCCGCAGGTGCTCGCCGCGCTCAAGAACACCCTCGTCTACACGGTCGTGGTGGTCGTCGTACAGAACGCGCTGGGCCTCGGCATCGCCTACTGGCTCTACAACTCACCCGCCGTCCGCAGCATCGCCCGCACCGGGCTGCTCATGCCCGCGATGATGGCCCTGGTCGCCGTATCCTACCTGTGGTCGTTCCTCTACTCACCGGTCGGCGGCCCGCTCGACGCCGTCATGAACGCCCTCGGCCTGCACGGTCTGGAGACCTCCTGGCTCGGTGACACCCACACCGCCCTGATGGCGATCGCCGTGTCCTACATGTGGATGTACCTCGGCTACACCGCCACCATCTACCTCTCCAACTACCTGTCCATCCCCGCCGATCTAATGGAAGCGGCGGCCCTCGACGGTGCCCGCGGGTGGACCCGGTTCCGCCGCATCGACTGGCCGCTGCTCGCACCGTCCCTCACCGTGAACATGACCCTGTCGACTATCGGTTCACTGCGCGTGTTCGACCTGCCCTTCATCATGACCGACGGCGGCCCCGCCAACTCGACCCAGACCCTGAGCTACGTCGTCTTCGAGGACAGCTTCAAGGACTTCCGCTTCGCCTACGGCACCGCGGTGGCCGTCCTCCTGCTGGTCATCACCGTCATCGTCGGTGTGCTCCTCACCACCGTCCTGCGCCGCCGGGAGGTCGCCGCATGACCCTTACCGCCCCCAGCACCACGAGAGCCGTCAGCCCCGCCCCGGCGGACACCGCCCCGCGGCGCCGGCGCAGGCTGCGCAGTGCCGGCTCGCACATCGGCCTGCTCATGGTCACCCTGGTCGTCGTCGCCCCGATCCTGCTCATGGTGAAGGTCTCGCTGCAGTCCGACGCCGACTTCGCCGCCCACCCGCTGTCCTGGCCCAGCCACTGGAGCCTGCACAACTACGTGGCCGCGGTGCATGCCATGAACTACGGGCGCAGCCTCTACAACACCGTCCTGATCACCGGCGGCGCCGCCGCCCTGGTCGTCCTGACCGGATCACTCGCGGCCTGGCCGATGTCGCGCATCTCCCGCCGCTGGACCAGGACGGTCTACCAGCTCTTCGTGGCCGGCCTCACGGTCCCCGTCTTCGTCATGATCACTCCGCTGTACATGTTCATGCGGGACCTCGGACTACTGGACTCCTACGCCTCGGTGATCCTCGCGGAGGCCGCGATCAGCCTCCCCTTCGCCGTGCTCTTCTTCACCAGCTTCCTGAGATCCGTACCCGTCGATCTCGAAGAGGCCGCCGCCATCGACGGGGCGGGTCCACTGCGCACGTACTGGCACGTCATCCTGCCCGTCCTGCGCCCGGCGTCCGCCACCCTCGTCATCACCCTGACCCTGGCCATCTGGAACGACCTGGTCATCCCCCTGGTCCTGCTGACCTCCGACGCCAAGCAGACGATGACGCTGGACGTGTACTCCACGATCGGCACCCACGCCTACAGCACCTCCCAGCTCCTGCCCACCGTCGTCCTGGGCACCGTCCCGCTGCTCATCGTCTTCCTCGTGCTGCAACGGCACATAGTCGCCGGTATCACCGCCGGGGTCAGCAAGGGATGAGGCATGCCCGGATCGGCCGGGGAACGGCCACTGCGTGCGCCGCCGCCCCGGTCGGGGTTTGCGCCGCACGCGTGGTGGAGACGCCGATGCTCAGCTGGGGGCGAGACGTCGGCGTAGACGGCGCTCCGGCCGTACAACACTCCCAGCGACTGGGTCATCTCCGCCCGCCCAGCGCACCCGGCGCTAGTCAGCGAGGTCGACTTCATCACCGCCCAAAACCTGCGCATCCGCCGGGAGACGGTACCCGGACGCACCTATCTCCTGGCCGGAGTGCTGTGCGGTATCCGCGGTCGGCGCATGGAGTCCCACTGGAGCCACGACCGTCCCGGCTACCGGTGCCGCCACGGTCACACCAGCGCCACCCGCCCCGACCCCGGCCGCATCCCCAACACCTACGTCCGCGAAGACCATGTCATGCGGCATCTGCCCGCCCTGCACCTGCGCCTCACCGGCCACATGGGCGTCAATCGAGAGTCAGCATCGGCCAGTGCCAGGCTCCTGACAGGTCGCACGGGCAAGTTCTTCCAGCCTCCCGCCTCTGCCCACCAGTCGGTAGACCATGGTCCAGGCTCGCCACGGCGTCGGCTGGGCAGCGGACCGACGGCGAGCCAGTCACTGGGTCGCAAGCGCCCTTGAGCACTCCGTCCGCGAGAGCGCCGACCGTCTCGGCATCGCGCCGGCGGCAGTACCTGTGGGATGCCGGGTCGCAGAGGGCGAGTCCCGGCGCGGCCGGTGCCCGTGCCTTGGCCGACGTCCTTGGATGCCGCCCGGGCGATGGTGTCCTCCACCGTTGTGCATGCGAGTCGGGCCACGGAGCGCAGTTCGGCGTCCGAGGTGCCGGCACGGCTCAGTACGGCCAGCGACTGGTTGGTGGCGACGACGAACGTGGCGAGCTCGTCGAGCGTCCGGCTGTCGGCCGAGGAGTCCGCCAGTGCCGCACGCACCCGTTGGCGCTGTACGTCGGGCGGGCCACGCACCTGCTTCCGGATTCGCCTTCGTACCGTTCGGGTTGGTCATTCTCTTCAGCGCCACCGTGATGGCACCACGCCTCCTTCCCCGGTTCGGTCTGCGGGCCCTGAACGGAGGAGGGGTTGCGGTCACCACCGTCGGCTACCTCCTCCTTGCCGGGCTGAGCAGCCACGGCACCTATGCGGCCGACGTACTGCCCGGACTGATCCTCGTGCCGCTGGGAGGCGGCCTCGTCCTCGTCGGATCCACTGTCGCCGGAGTGGACGGCGCCACCGGTGAGGACGCGGGCATCGCCACCAGCATGAACAATGCGTCCATGCAGATCGGCAGCGCCATCGGCCTGGCGGCCCTGGTCTCACTGGGCACCGGCCACGCCGCCGTGCTACAGCGTGCGGGCACCGACCCGGTGACCGCCGCCGCGCACGGTTACGCCTTCAGCTTCGCCATCGCCGCCGGCCTGACGGCCTTCGGTGCGTTCCTCGGCTTCGCCGGAATCCACCCGACACCGGCCGAGACTTCGACGGTGAGGACCAACGCCAAGGAGCGCGTGGTCTGACGTGCCGCCGGCGGCGAAAGCGAGGGGCTGCGGCCGCGGCGGGCCTGGCGGCCGGCCGCGGCGGGCCTGGCGGAATGGTGCTGCCGCTGCGTGTCAGGGGACATAGTGGGCCCCGCTCGAAGAGGCCGATTGTGCGCCAGCTGTTCGTGCGACGGCGGCATTGCCGGGTCTGAGCTTCCATCGGCTGCCTCCCCTGCTCCCTCCCGTGGACGCCTCAAGCCCGTCATCCGGCATGACCTTGTTCTTCTCGAAATTCCACTCCGACATCGCCATCCCCCCCGGCTCGGCCGCCCCGCAGGCGGGTCTCCACCAGAACATGCCGGGCGCGCACACGACCAGTGCTCACATCACACGCACAGGCAGGACGACAGACATGACCACGAACGACCATCTCGACTACTTCAAGTCACGACTCGTCGTCATCCCGTGCGGCAGCCGCAAACTGGGCTCGCCCGCGCGCTCCGCAGACATGTACCTGGGCTCCTACCACCGGGCATGCCGCAAGGCGGCCGACGCACTGCAACCTGACCTGCTGCTCATTCTCTCCGCACGCCACGGG
This region includes:
- a CDS encoding carbohydrate ABC transporter permease codes for the protein MRLTTRSAALLMLPATALYALFVIYPTIRSVLLSLTDAHGVIGGSFVGLDNYREAFQDPQVLAALKNTLVYTVVVVVVQNALGLGIAYWLYNSPAVRSIARTGLLMPAMMALVAVSYLWSFLYSPVGGPLDAVMNALGLHGLETSWLGDTHTALMAIAVSYMWMYLGYTATIYLSNYLSIPADLMEAAALDGARGWTRFRRIDWPLLAPSLTVNMTLSTIGSLRVFDLPFIMTDGGPANSTQTLSYVVFEDSFKDFRFAYGTAVAVLLLVITVIVGVLLTTVLRRREVAA
- a CDS encoding MFS transporter, which translates into the protein MAPRLLPRFGLRALNGGGVAVTTVGYLLLAGLSSHGTYAADVLPGLILVPLGGGLVLVGSTVAGVDGATGEDAGIATSMNNASMQIGSAIGLAALVSLGTGHAAVLQRAGTDPVTAAAHGYAFSFAIAAGLTAFGAFLGFAGIHPTPAETSTVRTNAKERVV
- a CDS encoding carbohydrate ABC transporter permease, which encodes MTLTAPSTTRAVSPAPADTAPRRRRRLRSAGSHIGLLMVTLVVVAPILLMVKVSLQSDADFAAHPLSWPSHWSLHNYVAAVHAMNYGRSLYNTVLITGGAAALVVLTGSLAAWPMSRISRRWTRTVYQLFVAGLTVPVFVMITPLYMFMRDLGLLDSYASVILAEAAISLPFAVLFFTSFLRSVPVDLEEAAAIDGAGPLRTYWHVILPVLRPASATLVITLTLAIWNDLVIPLVLLTSDAKQTMTLDVYSTIGTHAYSTSQLLPTVVLGTVPLLIVFLVLQRHIVAGITAGVSKG
- a CDS encoding LacI family DNA-binding transcriptional regulator, with the protein product MTAPTLRDVAERAGVSIRTVSNVVNGYARVTDATKVRVQAAIDELGYRPNLMARNLKQGRTRIIALVVPALDVPYFAELVRLIIGEARARGYAVLIDQTDGDVERERELIMEASRAVSFDGVIASPLSLTAADLESRHGSAPILLLGEKIFDSSADHVAIDNVTAAREMTAHLIGLGRRRIAAIGVHQDPTDGTAVLRTRGYREAFTQAGLTVDESLMVPTPHYERRHGAAAMAQLLDHPEPPDAVFCFSDLLALGAMRVAFSRGLRIPEDLALAGFDDIEDGRYSTPTLTTIAPDKRQLARAAVAGILARIESDAYDAPVEITASHRLVVRESTVGGAVGQPV
- a CDS encoding ABC transporter substrate-binding protein; protein product: MRTRLRRLTTAAAASAFALVLAACSSSSSGTTADGKTVLTVVGFEGGGNEIADIPAINAAFEKAHPNIKVDYKYVANTEYDAYNNTRLAAGTAADVLMVNKDRLTTWQQQGFLADLSDQPWVKRMLPNLAPYTQVDGKTYDFVQQNIPIGLYANLDLLKKAGIKQVPQTWPELISDLKTLRAKNMGGLEIPNLKGWDAEQVSLALAANLIDPSWGSGYDKGTSTWAATWSPVIDHLKQLLTSGLVDGKTMNGLDPFSQGVSQFTAGKWAFYVDGAWDLSHYQQSAKFGFTLNPFPGGPAGGKPKTFTFIGSGWSVNGASSHKNAAESYVDFMSQPQQDSAYLKAESCFTTLTDVPSPKVTQSAPVAAAFAAGNTSPSQVEVPNYPNSEDKFTAQLNALFNNPSMDTGALLKQLDKEIPKTPSKK
- a CDS encoding glycoside hydrolase family 2 protein translates to MQNGGSPEGHGPGPRDDDGTAAAAPAAPPRPEYPRPQFVRRDWLCLNGTWQFEIDQADTGLERGLVHRELASTITVPFAPEAPLSGIGCQDFLEAVWYRRTLPIPHEWAGQRILLHFQAVDHDATVWIDGHEVGRHRGGFSSFTLDITEFAAPGTAPDLVVRARDSRAGVQARGKQSTRYDTYEAFYPRTTGIWQTVWLEPVPRVHLLRPRITPDAAGGRFLLDLPISANAPGHHCRAVLADDEGTITEATAPLDADRTAHLVLDIPAERRRLWQPGHPYLYTLTLEVRTAEGELVDSVASYAGLRSVTIDGHAVLLNGRHVFQRLVLDQGWYPDGLMTAPDDESLVRDIELSMAAGFNGARLHQKVFEERFLHHADRLGYLVWGEFGDWGARAGTRPERQAPTASFITQWLEVLQRDYSHPSIIGWCPLNETFQKITDRITVLDDVTRGMFLATKTADRTRPVIDSSGYSHRVPETDVYDSHNYEQDPERFAQDMAGLADGKPFVNTAPDGSAWSLPYAGQPYFCSEFGGIHWPTDQAGLPDTGSWGYGSTPASEEAWYERFAGLVGALIDDPLMFGYCYTQLTDVFQEQNGIYRFDRTEKLDVARIRKIQTRTAAYELDQP